In Crassostrea angulata isolate pt1a10 chromosome 6, ASM2561291v2, whole genome shotgun sequence, a genomic segment contains:
- the LOC128188733 gene encoding uncharacterized protein LOC128188733 translates to MSLGSKVLTQLEMGILKFLPFLLLLHLISYIDVECAQIKCKIGVERYHNGDCVKCTCSEGNGLSISQMLSRDVTMCPPCSPCSVGEFSGPKTDHICVNCSTSCETQNRVTVRQCDGKNDAICGQCLQGFSEDEHNICLSMDEHGRRRRKELKEEDHTVYFVFASIAIPAMLCVICYCCLRNKIGSWRRGSAKQCTNPRDCKAHLVYTINESSVKVTTYDPCDSKMDRKTLIGNEES, encoded by the exons ATGAGTTTGGGATCAAAAGTACTAACACAACTTGAAATGGGAATTCTTAAATTCTTACCCTTTTTGCTTCTCTTGCACCTGATTTCCTACATCGATGTAGAATGTGCTCAAATCAAATGCAAAATAGGTGTAGAACGTTATCACAACGGTGACTGTGTAAAATGTACGTGTTCTGAGGGAAATGGTCTCAGCATTTCACAG ATGCTGTCCAGGGACGTTACGATGTGCCCGCCCTGCTCGCCTTGCTCGGTTGGTGAGTTTTCTGGACCCAAAACAGATCATATTTGTGTCAATTGCTCGACTTCCTGTGAGACTCAAAATAGAGTTACCGTGAGACAATGTGACGGAAAAAATGACGCGATTTGTGGACAGTGTCTGCAAGG GTTCAGCGAGGATGAACACAATATCTGTTTATCTATGGATGAGCATGGGAGAAGGAGGCGAAAAGAGCTCAAAGAAG AGGACCATACAGTTTACTTCGTCTTTGCCAGTATCGCCATTCCAGCGATGTTATGTGTCATCTGTTACTGCTGTCTCAGAAATAAGATTGGATCCTGGAGACGAGGGTCAGCAAAGCAGTGCACTAACCCCAGGGACTGTAAAGCCCACTTAGTATACACCA TCAACGAAAGTTCTGTTAAGGTGACAACGTACGATCCTTGTGATTCGAAAATGGATAGAAAAACATTGATTG GAAACGAGGAGTCATGA